A genome region from Glutamicibacter arilaitensis Re117 includes the following:
- a CDS encoding GNAT family N-acetyltransferase codes for MQIRTSTAGDWPEIFSFYQKIMDEGQTYAFPLNQALEEARPWWMEQPPGQTVVAVADKRIIGSAKMGPNKPGAGSHIATASFLVDPQARNRGVGRSLGQYVIDWARRENYHGIQFNAVVETNEPAVHLWQSLGFKILGTVPGSFNHPTKGLVGQHFMFLDLRPAPASSS; via the coding sequence ATGCAGATCCGAACAAGCACTGCCGGCGATTGGCCTGAGATCTTCAGCTTCTACCAAAAAATCATGGATGAGGGACAGACTTACGCCTTTCCGCTGAACCAGGCATTGGAGGAAGCGCGGCCCTGGTGGATGGAGCAGCCGCCGGGACAAACGGTCGTTGCCGTGGCTGATAAAAGGATCATCGGCTCGGCCAAAATGGGACCCAACAAGCCCGGAGCCGGCTCCCATATTGCCACCGCCTCATTCCTGGTTGACCCGCAAGCGCGCAATCGCGGCGTGGGACGATCCCTGGGCCAATATGTGATCGATTGGGCTAGGCGGGAAAATTACCACGGCATCCAGTTCAACGCGGTGGTCGAGACCAACGAGCCGGCGGTGCATTTATGGCAATCGCTGGGCTTCAAGATCCTGGGCACTGTTCCAGGTTCGTTCAACCACCCAACCAAGGGCCTGGTGGGCCAGCACTTCATGTTCCTGGACTTGCGCCCGGCCCCTGCCTCAAGCTCCTAG
- a CDS encoding winged helix-turn-helix transcriptional regulator: MQRLGDKWTPLVLLTLAGGAHRFSALRQGIGAVTPKVLTNTLRNLERDGLVQRTVYAQVPVRVDYELTDLGRGILEPMEILRLWSEEHVPKVLAARERFDALR, encoded by the coding sequence ATGCAGCGTTTAGGCGATAAATGGACACCGCTGGTCCTTTTGACCCTTGCTGGCGGTGCGCATCGTTTCTCCGCATTACGCCAAGGCATCGGAGCGGTTACCCCGAAGGTGCTCACCAATACCCTGCGCAACCTAGAACGCGACGGACTGGTGCAGCGCACCGTATACGCGCAGGTGCCCGTGCGGGTCGACTACGAGCTGACCGATTTGGGCCGAGGGATCCTGGAGCCCATGGAAATCCTGCGCCTCTGGTCCGAGGAGCATGTGCCCAAGGTGCTCGCCGCGCGGGAACGGTTCGACGCCCTCCGCTAG
- a CDS encoding NAD(P)-dependent oxidoreductase, with amino-acid sequence MKIAVYGATGMVGSEVVAEAISRGHEVTSVSRSGKEVAGTTAVAAELSDGATYRDLGKNNDVIVIAVPPSRTGGDHQEYLDAFEQITETLIPARLVVVGGAGATEVNGVRRVDTPGFPEEYKAEATTGAEVYDMFTSVSGITWTVVAPAPVIMPARRTGSYTLGTDSPAGDFVSSQDFAVAILDEIETPVHANRRMSVASEK; translated from the coding sequence ATGAAGATTGCAGTTTACGGAGCTACCGGCATGGTCGGCTCGGAAGTTGTTGCCGAAGCCATTTCCCGCGGCCATGAAGTCACCTCCGTATCCCGTTCGGGCAAAGAGGTCGCAGGCACCACCGCGGTGGCTGCCGAACTGTCCGATGGCGCGACCTACCGCGACCTGGGCAAGAACAACGACGTGATTGTCATTGCCGTTCCGCCATCGCGCACCGGCGGGGACCACCAGGAATACCTGGACGCTTTCGAGCAGATCACCGAAACCCTCATCCCTGCCCGCCTGGTGGTTGTCGGCGGCGCCGGCGCTACCGAGGTCAACGGCGTGCGCCGGGTCGACACCCCGGGCTTCCCCGAGGAATACAAGGCCGAAGCCACCACCGGCGCCGAGGTCTACGACATGTTCACCTCGGTCTCCGGGATCACCTGGACCGTAGTGGCTCCTGCCCCGGTCATCATGCCGGCACGCCGCACCGGAAGCTACACCCTGGGCACCGACTCGCCAGCTGGCGACTTCGTTTCCAGCCAGGATTTCGCGGTAGCGATTCTCGATGAAATCGAGACCCCGGTCCACGCCAACCGCCGCATGAGCGTAGCCAGCGAAAAGTAA
- a CDS encoding ABC transporter substrate-binding protein, whose translation MQRNSRASRILSCAIALPLLGSLLASCSAGTGSDPAAQEVQPVSGGTLVYASGDAEPACLDPHVGGNYPQALVASQYLESLFTKDEDGKIIPWLAESTEVSEDGLARTITLREGISFTDGTKLTAEAIKANIEHLQDPNTASSTGYLAVGKVVDIEVIDELTAKLKLSAPDNALLESLSMPWTAIESPKALERDQATNCASPVGTGPFKVESWEHQQAVNLVRNEDYVLPVENAERTDDLAYLDAITWRFIPEAATRYAALQSGEVDVIDNAQPDTIATASKDDALGHLDAPRPGASNRIELNSAKAPFDDQRVREAFIRSVDANAGISSLFFDTTKRSYSLLSSVEPLGYSDESLFTTDVAKANALLDEAGWSERDAEGYRVKDGKRLSLTFPVSTNQSVPAEQSLFEQFQAQAKAVGFEVKIELLDLSSWYGALAKHEYNLVSAPYTKVGPSVLRILYHSNSTVPAPSGYFANNAQVKDEKLDEILTQAEETSDEAERAKLYEQAQKIVLEGYYVLPLYDQQNHFLYGKNVHGVGATTAVSSPIYYDTFITK comes from the coding sequence ATGCAACGTAACTCGCGCGCGTCCCGAATCCTCAGCTGTGCCATTGCGCTTCCGCTACTTGGTTCCCTTCTAGCCAGCTGCTCCGCAGGAACCGGGTCCGACCCCGCAGCCCAGGAGGTGCAGCCAGTTTCCGGCGGCACCCTGGTCTATGCATCGGGCGACGCCGAACCTGCCTGCTTGGATCCGCATGTGGGTGGAAACTACCCGCAGGCCCTGGTTGCCAGCCAGTACCTCGAATCCCTGTTCACCAAGGATGAGGACGGGAAAATCATCCCGTGGCTGGCCGAAAGCACCGAGGTTTCCGAAGACGGACTGGCCCGCACCATCACCTTGCGCGAGGGCATCTCCTTCACCGACGGCACCAAGCTGACCGCCGAAGCCATCAAGGCCAATATCGAGCACCTGCAGGACCCGAACACCGCTTCCTCCACCGGCTACCTGGCCGTGGGCAAGGTCGTTGACATCGAGGTCATCGACGAGCTGACCGCCAAGCTGAAGCTTTCGGCCCCGGATAACGCGCTGCTCGAATCGCTGTCCATGCCGTGGACCGCCATCGAATCCCCCAAGGCCCTGGAACGCGACCAGGCCACCAACTGCGCCTCCCCGGTAGGCACCGGCCCGTTCAAGGTCGAGTCCTGGGAGCACCAGCAGGCCGTGAACCTGGTCCGCAACGAGGACTACGTGCTGCCGGTGGAAAACGCTGAACGCACCGATGACCTGGCTTACCTGGACGCCATCACCTGGCGCTTCATCCCGGAAGCCGCAACCCGCTATGCAGCCCTGCAATCCGGCGAGGTCGATGTCATCGACAACGCCCAGCCAGATACCATCGCCACCGCGTCGAAGGATGACGCCCTGGGCCACCTGGATGCCCCACGCCCGGGCGCTTCGAACCGCATCGAGCTGAACAGCGCCAAGGCGCCATTTGATGACCAGCGCGTGCGCGAGGCATTCATCCGCTCCGTAGACGCCAATGCAGGCATCTCCTCGCTGTTCTTCGACACCACCAAGCGCAGCTACTCGCTGCTCTCCTCGGTGGAGCCGCTGGGCTACTCCGACGAGTCGCTGTTCACCACCGACGTCGCCAAGGCCAATGCGCTGCTCGATGAAGCAGGCTGGAGCGAACGCGACGCCGAAGGCTACCGCGTGAAGGACGGCAAGCGCTTGTCGCTGACCTTCCCGGTCTCCACCAACCAGTCCGTTCCTGCCGAGCAGTCCCTGTTCGAGCAGTTCCAGGCCCAGGCCAAGGCCGTGGGCTTCGAGGTCAAGATCGAGCTGCTGGATCTGTCCAGCTGGTACGGCGCGCTGGCCAAGCACGAATACAACCTGGTCTCCGCTCCGTACACCAAAGTCGGACCGTCGGTGCTGCGCATCCTCTACCACTCCAATTCGACCGTGCCAGCACCATCGGGCTACTTCGCCAACAACGCCCAGGTGAAGGATGAGAAGCTCGATGAGATCCTGACCCAGGCCGAGGAAACCAGCGACGAAGCAGAACGCGCCAAGCTCTACGAGCAGGCGCAGAAGATCGTGCTGGAAGGCTACTACGTGCTGCCGCTCTACGATCAGCAGAACCACTTCCTCTACGGCAAGAACGTGCACGGGGTTGGCGCCACCACCGCGGTGTCCTCCCCGATCTACTACGACACCTTCATCACCAAGTAG
- a CDS encoding ABC transporter permease, with protein sequence MGTIAWAGRKAGGALVVLWLVATTIFIAIRLIPGDPAEAIMGGPGSQASAEALAAARAEYGLDQPLALQYLMYLGKLATLDFGTSYSLKQPVTQIMGEVLPNTLWLSLLALGAAWLLALCFSALAMRVNRVGAVIGNILEIIAAAVPHFWLGAVLIMLFSSVLGWLPAVDNGTAKGLALPVLTLALPLAGFLTQLMRDSLSEAMSSQFALAARARGESKLAVFWRHGLRHAALPALSLTGWAFSSLLSGAVVVEAIFARPGLGRSLLSAVLARDIPMVTGIALFSALVYIVVMAITEGIERAINPAGASS encoded by the coding sequence GTGGGCACGATTGCTTGGGCCGGGCGCAAAGCCGGTGGCGCACTGGTGGTGCTGTGGCTGGTAGCCACCACCATCTTCATTGCCATCCGGCTGATTCCCGGCGACCCGGCCGAAGCAATCATGGGAGGGCCCGGCTCGCAGGCCTCGGCCGAAGCGCTGGCCGCCGCCCGCGCCGAATACGGGCTGGATCAGCCGCTGGCGCTCCAGTACCTGATGTATCTGGGCAAGCTGGCCACCTTGGACTTCGGTACCTCGTATTCGCTCAAGCAGCCGGTCACCCAGATCATGGGCGAGGTCCTGCCCAATACCCTGTGGCTGTCGCTGCTGGCTCTGGGGGCCGCTTGGCTGCTGGCCCTGTGCTTCTCGGCCTTGGCCATGCGCGTCAACCGCGTGGGCGCGGTGATCGGGAACATCCTGGAAATCATTGCCGCCGCGGTGCCGCATTTCTGGCTCGGCGCGGTGCTGATCATGCTCTTCTCCTCGGTGCTCGGCTGGCTTCCGGCAGTGGATAACGGCACCGCCAAGGGCCTGGCGCTGCCAGTGCTGACCCTGGCCTTGCCACTGGCCGGATTCCTCACCCAGCTGATGCGCGATTCACTCTCCGAAGCCATGAGCAGCCAGTTCGCGCTGGCCGCCCGCGCCCGCGGCGAAAGCAAGCTGGCCGTCTTCTGGCGCCATGGCCTGCGCCACGCAGCCTTGCCTGCTTTGAGCCTGACCGGCTGGGCCTTCTCCTCGCTGCTTTCCGGCGCCGTGGTGGTCGAAGCGATCTTCGCCCGTCCGGGCTTGGGCCGCTCGCTGCTTTCGGCGGTGCTGGCCCGCGACATCCCGATGGTCACCGGCATCGCCTTGTTCTCCGCGCTGGTGTACATCGTGGTCATGGCGATCACCGAAGGCATCGAACGCGCCATCAACCCGGCAGGGGCAAGCTCATGA
- a CDS encoding ABC transporter permease, with protein sequence MSRTARVLCAAFIALWLLIALAPSVLAPGDPLAINPVEAFQKPGAAHLFGTDESGRDIYTRVIHGARDSLSIGLAATGLGMGLAIILGTVAALSPRWCDEIILRVLEALYAIPSLLMALLIIAFTGPGVGPAIVAVGLSTAPGYARLVRSQIRLLKNSEMLEAATVLGRGTWLLVRNHLVPNALKPLLALVTLGIGQAVIWAAALSFLGLGTPPPAPEWGAMLSAGRTYLHFAWWMSLFPGLAIVFVAAGATMIGRALGAKARAL encoded by the coding sequence ATGAGCCGCACCGCCAGAGTCCTCTGCGCAGCATTCATCGCCCTGTGGCTGCTCATCGCCTTGGCCCCCTCGGTGCTCGCCCCGGGAGACCCATTGGCCATTAACCCGGTCGAGGCATTCCAAAAACCCGGCGCCGCGCATTTGTTCGGCACCGACGAGTCCGGACGCGACATCTACACCCGGGTGATCCATGGTGCCCGCGATTCACTGTCCATCGGCTTGGCTGCCACCGGTCTGGGCATGGGATTGGCCATCATCCTGGGCACCGTCGCTGCGCTATCCCCGCGCTGGTGTGACGAGATCATCCTGCGCGTGCTCGAAGCCCTCTATGCGATTCCTTCCTTGCTGATGGCCTTGTTGATCATTGCCTTCACCGGCCCCGGTGTTGGCCCGGCCATCGTCGCGGTCGGATTGTCCACCGCTCCGGGCTACGCCCGGTTGGTGCGCAGCCAGATCCGCCTGCTGAAGAATTCTGAAATGCTTGAAGCCGCCACCGTGCTGGGCCGCGGCACCTGGCTGCTGGTGCGCAACCATTTGGTGCCCAATGCCCTGAAACCCCTGCTGGCGCTGGTCACCTTGGGCATTGGCCAGGCCGTCATCTGGGCGGCCGCGTTGTCCTTCCTTGGCTTGGGCACTCCCCCGCCAGCTCCCGAATGGGGTGCCATGCTTTCAGCCGGACGCACCTATCTGCACTTCGCATGGTGGATGAGCCTGTTCCCAGGTCTGGCAATAGTTTTCGTGGCCGCTGGTGCCACGATGATTGGCCGTGCCTTAGGCGCAAAGGCCAGGGCCCTATGA
- a CDS encoding dipeptide ABC transporter ATP-binding protein: MSEQAMITVRDLSVSFGTTAAVKNISFTVVPGRCLALVGESGSGKSVTARSLLGLSGGTVSATELSVCGQNALALPDRSWQQIRGNSVSMILQDALMALDPLRPVGREIGDALKVHAKLPKSERTQRVLQVLESVRMPEPERRAKQRSTELSGGMRQRALIAQALAGNPQVVIADEATTALDSALTALVLSQLRELKEQGRGVLMISHDLAQVAHLADDIAVMRHGEIVEAGTTEQILGNPQHEYTRQLLRAVPSGVPRFTALSAASKPLTAPLPNQPVDADPALSVTQLSKAFGKHQAVEEISFELPRGKTLGIVGESGSGKTTTARMVLGLQMPDDGRVQLLGEHFAPAHESQRRMLREQMGAIYQNPLGSFDPRYSVGQLLTDALSRGTSKRAAEYRKTVAELLEQVELSTDLLGRNPRELSGGQRQRLAIARALAPKPSVLVLDEPVSALDVSIQATVLDLLDRIQLETGTSYLFISHDLSVIEHMSDAVAVMNQGRIIEQGATAQVFGAPQQEYTKLLLSAMPRLR; encoded by the coding sequence ATGAGCGAGCAAGCAATGATTACCGTCAGGGATCTTTCGGTCAGCTTCGGCACTACAGCTGCGGTGAAGAACATTTCCTTCACCGTGGTCCCCGGACGCTGCCTGGCATTGGTCGGCGAATCCGGGTCGGGGAAATCCGTGACTGCGCGCAGCCTGCTTGGCCTCTCCGGCGGTACCGTCAGCGCCACCGAGCTCTCTGTCTGCGGGCAGAATGCCTTGGCGCTGCCTGACCGCAGCTGGCAGCAGATCCGCGGGAATTCGGTGTCCATGATCTTGCAGGATGCCCTGATGGCCTTGGACCCCTTGCGCCCGGTGGGCCGGGAAATCGGTGATGCGCTCAAGGTCCACGCCAAGCTGCCCAAATCCGAACGCACCCAACGGGTGCTGCAGGTCCTTGAATCGGTGCGCATGCCCGAACCTGAGCGCCGCGCCAAGCAGCGTTCCACCGAGCTATCCGGCGGCATGCGCCAACGTGCCCTGATTGCCCAAGCATTGGCCGGCAACCCCCAGGTGGTCATCGCCGATGAGGCGACTACCGCCTTGGACTCGGCCTTGACCGCTCTGGTTCTGTCGCAGCTGCGCGAGCTCAAAGAACAGGGCCGCGGCGTGCTGATGATCAGCCACGATCTGGCCCAGGTAGCTCATCTGGCCGATGACATTGCGGTAATGCGCCATGGAGAAATCGTCGAGGCAGGCACCACCGAGCAGATTCTAGGCAACCCCCAGCACGAATACACGCGCCAACTGCTGCGCGCGGTTCCCTCGGGGGTGCCGCGCTTCACTGCACTGTCGGCAGCCAGCAAGCCGTTGACGGCACCGCTGCCAAATCAACCCGTGGATGCTGACCCCGCACTATCCGTGACGCAGTTGTCCAAAGCCTTTGGCAAGCATCAGGCTGTGGAGGAGATCAGCTTCGAGCTGCCGAGAGGAAAGACCTTGGGGATTGTCGGTGAATCCGGGTCCGGGAAGACCACCACCGCACGCATGGTGCTGGGCTTGCAGATGCCTGATGACGGCAGGGTCCAGCTGCTCGGCGAGCACTTCGCCCCGGCCCACGAATCCCAGCGCCGAATGCTGCGCGAACAAATGGGCGCGATCTACCAGAACCCTCTGGGATCTTTTGATCCTCGCTATTCGGTGGGACAGTTGCTGACCGATGCGCTCAGCCGCGGCACGTCAAAGCGCGCCGCCGAGTACCGCAAGACAGTGGCCGAGCTGCTCGAACAGGTTGAGTTGTCCACCGATTTACTGGGCCGCAATCCACGCGAGCTCTCCGGCGGCCAGCGCCAGCGCCTTGCCATTGCCCGCGCCTTGGCACCTAAGCCATCAGTGCTGGTGCTCGACGAGCCGGTTTCCGCCTTGGATGTTTCCATCCAGGCCACGGTGCTGGATCTGCTGGATCGGATCCAGCTGGAAACCGGAACCAGCTATCTGTTCATCAGCCATGATCTGTCGGTCATCGAGCACATGAGCGATGCCGTCGCGGTGATGAACCAGGGCCGCATCATCGAGCAGGGTGCTACTGCCCAGGTGTTCGGCGCCCCGCAACAGGAGTACACTAAGCTCTTGCTTTCGGCGATGCCGCGGTTGCGCTGA
- a CDS encoding ABC transporter ATP-binding protein, producing MNNQYPAQTLLCVEELRESYGDVAILEGNNFEVNRGEFVCIVGPSGSGKTTLLRNIAGLQPPTSGKTVFEGQEVTEPPAKLAVVFQAYSRSLLPWMSVSDNVALPLKGKGSKQEIATRVDQALVSVGLAGRGKVYPWQMSGGMQQRAAIARGLAYNPDVLLMDGPFAAVDAQTHIELEDLVLRLRDEYNTTVLFVTHDIDEAVYLADRVLVLSGAPTKITENIRTELPNPRNQLETKRLDRFGEVREQVFTLIQNAKSHASI from the coding sequence ATGAACAATCAATATCCCGCACAGACTCTGCTGTGCGTTGAAGAATTGCGCGAGAGCTATGGAGATGTGGCCATTCTCGAGGGCAATAATTTCGAGGTCAACCGCGGCGAATTCGTTTGCATTGTGGGTCCTTCGGGCTCGGGCAAAACGACGCTGCTGCGCAACATCGCCGGCTTGCAGCCGCCGACCAGCGGCAAGACCGTCTTCGAGGGGCAGGAAGTTACTGAACCACCGGCCAAGCTTGCAGTGGTTTTCCAGGCCTACTCCCGGTCGTTGCTGCCGTGGATGAGTGTGTCGGACAATGTAGCGCTTCCCCTGAAAGGGAAAGGCAGCAAACAAGAGATTGCGACCCGGGTCGACCAAGCGCTGGTATCGGTAGGACTGGCTGGCAGGGGCAAGGTCTATCCGTGGCAGATGTCCGGCGGCATGCAGCAGCGTGCGGCGATCGCGCGCGGCCTGGCCTACAACCCGGATGTGCTCTTGATGGATGGACCTTTTGCCGCAGTCGATGCCCAGACGCACATTGAGCTGGAAGACCTCGTCCTGCGTTTGCGCGATGAGTACAACACGACGGTGCTGTTCGTTACCCACGATATCGATGAAGCCGTCTACCTGGCGGATCGGGTGCTGGTGCTCTCCGGTGCCCCTACGAAGATTACCGAAAATATCCGCACCGAGCTGCCAAATCCACGCAACCAGCTGGAAACCAAGCGCCTGGATCGTTTCGGAGAAGTCCGCGAGCAGGTATTCACCCTGATCCAGAACGCGAAGTCGCACGCCTCGATCTAA
- a CDS encoding MDR/zinc-dependent alcohol dehydrogenase-like family protein has protein sequence MKATSCVVIDKYISMDVAALLGCAIPTGYGAAVHAGKVQPGDHVIVVGMGGVGTNAVQGAKVVGASTVVAVDLSPQ, from the coding sequence GTGAAGGCCACATCGTGCGTGGTCATCGACAAGTACATCTCCATGGATGTCGCGGCTCTGCTGGGCTGCGCCATTCCTACCGGTTATGGCGCTGCGGTCCACGCAGGAAAGGTCCAGCCCGGCGACCATGTGATCGTCGTGGGCATGGGAGGCGTGGGCACCAACGCGGTGCAGGGCGCCAAAGTTGTTGGTGCTTCAACCGTCGTGGCTGTGGACTTATCCCCGCAATAA
- a CDS encoding zinc-binding dehydrogenase translates to MVREFGADAAFASLDEADEYIDAASHGRKATVVILTVPVAPLATQAISVLDQGGLLVLAALGNPAKFRLDIPVNQMVMNDITVRGTVMGSSSLRRDLPTILALYRQGKYKLDELITHRYSLANIREGYSQLDQGDVVRAVIQYN, encoded by the coding sequence TTGGTCCGTGAATTCGGTGCCGATGCCGCATTCGCTTCCTTGGATGAGGCGGATGAGTACATCGACGCCGCCAGCCATGGACGCAAGGCCACCGTGGTGATCCTGACCGTTCCGGTCGCCCCGCTGGCAACGCAGGCGATCTCCGTCCTGGACCAGGGCGGACTGCTGGTCCTCGCTGCCTTGGGCAACCCCGCCAAGTTCCGCTTGGACATTCCGGTCAACCAGATGGTCATGAACGACATCACCGTGCGTGGCACAGTGATGGGTTCCTCCTCGCTGCGTCGCGATCTCCCGACAATCCTCGCGCTGTACCGGCAGGGCAAGTACAAGCTCGATGAGCTGATCACCCACCGGTACAGCCTCGCGAATATCCGCGAAGGATACAGCCAGCTCGACCAAGGCGATGTCGTGCGCGCGGTTATCCAATACAACTAG
- a CDS encoding long-chain-fatty-acid--CoA ligase, giving the protein MENSAAPAWVANYQPGVPAEIDLPTEPLSAMFERSVREAGDSPATEFFGRRTSYADLGAQVAKAAEGLRKLGVRAGDRVALVLPNCPQHVVAFYAILRLGAVVVEHNPLYTSRELRHQFEDHQARIAIVWDKVVSSIQEFPKDVQLDAIVAVNLLEAFPAVKRIALNLPVKKLRETKASLTARTSGTVAWKDLLSGAQLDPRHPHPGVDDLAVIQYTSGTTGHPKGAMLTHFNLYSNALQGEAWMLGAKEREEILYAILPMFHAFGMTLYLTFGVKKQGLLVLFPKFDPDMILDAWKKSPATVYCAVPPIYERTALAAKERGMSLKSAKYCISGAMNLPDHVVELWESMSGGLLVEGYGMTESSPVALGNPFHPSRRTGTIGVPFPSTLMKVVDVEDPSVEVAQGEPGELLIKGPQVFQGYWNNPEETAKTKTEDGWLRSGDVVTVDEDGFAQVVDRAKELIITGGFNVSPTEVEIALRQHADVADAAVFGKPLARGGEMVVAAVQLEAGAGLNEDALRAHCRELLAAYKVPKRIVQIEEMPRSLLGKILRKQVKDQMVDLV; this is encoded by the coding sequence ATGGAAAATAGTGCTGCGCCCGCATGGGTGGCGAATTACCAGCCGGGAGTCCCCGCCGAAATCGACCTGCCAACCGAGCCGCTGAGCGCCATGTTCGAACGCTCCGTGCGCGAGGCCGGCGACAGCCCAGCGACCGAATTCTTCGGGCGCCGTACCAGCTACGCCGATCTGGGCGCACAGGTTGCCAAGGCCGCCGAAGGCCTGCGCAAGCTCGGCGTGCGCGCCGGAGACCGCGTCGCCCTGGTCCTGCCAAACTGCCCGCAGCACGTGGTTGCTTTCTATGCCATCCTGCGCCTGGGCGCCGTCGTGGTGGAGCACAACCCGCTGTACACTTCACGGGAACTGCGCCACCAGTTCGAAGACCACCAAGCGCGCATCGCGATTGTCTGGGACAAAGTCGTGTCCAGCATCCAGGAATTCCCCAAGGACGTGCAGCTCGATGCGATCGTCGCGGTCAACCTGCTCGAAGCCTTCCCCGCAGTCAAGCGCATTGCGCTGAACCTGCCGGTGAAGAAGCTGCGCGAGACCAAGGCCTCGCTCACCGCCCGCACCTCGGGCACCGTTGCCTGGAAGGACCTGCTCTCCGGTGCTCAACTGGATCCGCGCCACCCGCACCCGGGCGTCGATGACCTGGCGGTCATCCAATACACTTCGGGGACCACCGGCCACCCCAAGGGTGCCATGCTCACCCACTTCAACCTGTATTCCAATGCCCTGCAGGGCGAGGCCTGGATGCTCGGCGCCAAGGAGCGCGAGGAAATCCTCTACGCGATCCTGCCGATGTTCCACGCCTTCGGCATGACCCTTTACCTGACCTTCGGTGTGAAGAAGCAGGGACTGCTGGTGCTCTTCCCGAAATTCGACCCGGACATGATCCTGGATGCCTGGAAGAAGTCCCCGGCCACCGTGTACTGCGCCGTGCCACCGATCTACGAGCGCACCGCGCTGGCAGCCAAGGAACGCGGCATGTCGCTGAAGAGCGCCAAGTACTGCATTTCCGGGGCCATGAACCTGCCGGACCACGTGGTGGAACTGTGGGAATCGATGTCCGGCGGACTGCTGGTGGAAGGCTACGGCATGACCGAGTCCTCGCCGGTGGCTCTGGGCAACCCGTTCCACCCCAGCCGCCGCACCGGCACCATCGGTGTGCCTTTCCCTTCGACCTTGATGAAGGTCGTGGATGTGGAGGATCCTTCGGTGGAAGTGGCCCAGGGCGAGCCGGGCGAATTGCTGATCAAGGGCCCGCAGGTTTTCCAGGGCTACTGGAACAATCCGGAGGAAACGGCCAAGACCAAGACCGAGGACGGGTGGCTGCGTTCGGGCGACGTGGTGACCGTGGATGAGGACGGGTTCGCCCAGGTGGTGGATCGGGCCAAGGAGCTGATCATCACCGGCGGCTTCAACGTCTCGCCGACCGAGGTGGAGATCGCGTTGCGCCAGCATGCTGACGTTGCCGATGCGGCGGTGTTCGGCAAGCCGCTGGCCCGCGGCGGGGAGATGGTCGTTGCCGCGGTGCAGCTCGAAGCCGGTGCAGGCTTGAACGAGGATGCGCTGCGCGCCCACTGCCGCGAGCTGCTGGCCGCCTACAAGGTGCCCAAGCGCATCGTGCAGATCGAGGAGATGCCACGCTCGCTGCTGGGCAAGATCCTGCGCAAGCAGGTCAAGGACCAGATGGTCGACTTGGTCTAG